A genomic window from Flavobacterium azooxidireducens includes:
- a CDS encoding ATP-binding protein — protein MINKRLLIKNLLAHNDESSFYDKKRQLNLHTKEGKAKFLKHICALSNSNPTNNSYIVVGVEDQDNEITGDDFFDDSRIQNLVNAFLENPPKIQYENVPFPNLPKDKVVGLVTIKPNSKVSAFKKGIYTIPARTVFVRRGSNSIPTEDKIPFSKMNTETVIGIENNSRNSISYTLEGVLDFMNNRHKDMATKYHVFKELFVVCWAGNKKKVRDKTFYSRVDIELINEQVKLFYSAFDEVSIAYDDKTFTITEYVPLGLNDKTSYYPLEKQTLTFFDNGYYKIENEFLFEPPQYNRKMMFHIYNSNLSLLQKLQKGTALSENEKRDLLNLPSTLMICYLNGFEEAKQKLIDAKPLLKMVENPMVYVNFKETMRILRKVKYDRNE, from the coding sequence ATGATCAACAAACGCCTTCTTATCAAAAACCTCTTAGCTCACAACGATGAGAGTAGTTTTTATGATAAAAAACGTCAGTTGAATTTGCATACTAAAGAAGGAAAAGCGAAGTTTTTGAAACACATTTGTGCTTTGTCGAATTCCAACCCAACAAATAATTCCTATATCGTGGTTGGGGTTGAAGATCAAGATAATGAAATTACAGGTGATGATTTTTTTGATGACAGTAGGATTCAAAATCTAGTGAACGCATTTTTAGAAAATCCACCGAAAATTCAATATGAGAATGTTCCGTTTCCAAATTTACCAAAAGATAAAGTGGTGGGTTTGGTCACGATAAAACCAAACAGCAAAGTTTCAGCCTTTAAAAAAGGAATTTATACTATTCCGGCTCGAACAGTTTTTGTGCGAAGAGGAAGTAATTCTATTCCAACCGAAGATAAAATCCCGTTTTCTAAAATGAATACCGAAACGGTGATTGGAATTGAAAATAATTCGCGAAACAGTATTTCCTATACTTTAGAAGGAGTTTTAGATTTTATGAATAATCGGCACAAAGACATGGCTACAAAGTACCATGTTTTTAAAGAACTTTTTGTGGTTTGTTGGGCAGGAAATAAGAAAAAGGTACGCGATAAAACATTTTATTCAAGGGTAGATATTGAATTAATTAACGAACAAGTCAAGCTATTCTATTCTGCTTTTGATGAGGTTTCGATTGCGTATGATGATAAGACATTTACGATTACTGAATATGTTCCGTTAGGATTGAATGACAAAACGAGTTATTATCCGTTAGAAAAGCAAACGCTGACTTTTTTTGATAATGGTTATTATAAAATTGAAAACGAGTTTCTGTTTGAACCTCCACAATACAATCGGAAAATGATGTTTCATATTTATAATTCCAACTTATCTTTGTTGCAAAAATTACAAAAAGGAACTGCTTTATCCGAAAATGAAAAGCGGGATTTACTAAATTTGCCTTCTACATTAATGATTTGTTATTTAAACGGATTTGAAGAAGCCAAACAAAAATTAATTGATGCCAAACCGCTGCTTAAAATGGTAGAAAACCCGATGGTTTATGTAAATTTTAAAGAAACTATGCGGATTTTGAGGAAGGTAAAATATGATAGAAATGAATAA
- a CDS encoding TlpA family protein disulfide reductase: MKKIIFFILGISMVLVLVLFLFKDKFSFEIHDKTNLNESVIYKNYIQDDKLIVVNYWASWCAPCIEEIPFLNNVKKSFDNEVVFLSFSKDKDTLLTKKAISEHNFNWSEITLIDYRSKHALNSFFNDNSIIEIDVLPKTYFIKNGEVVKKLNGKLDSIQVYDFINKNK, from the coding sequence ATGAAAAAAATCATATTTTTTATTCTTGGAATTAGTATGGTATTAGTGCTTGTTTTATTCCTTTTTAAGGATAAGTTCTCTTTTGAGATACATGATAAAACAAATCTAAATGAAAGTGTAATTTACAAAAACTATATTCAAGATGACAAGTTAATAGTTGTAAACTATTGGGCTTCATGGTGTGCTCCATGTATCGAAGAGATTCCTTTTTTAAATAATGTCAAAAAAAGTTTTGATAATGAAGTTGTGTTTTTATCCTTCTCAAAAGATAAAGATACTCTGTTGACTAAAAAAGCAATTAGTGAACATAATTTTAACTGGTCTGAAATTACATTAATTGATTATAGATCCAAACATGCTTTGAACTCATTTTTTAATGACAACAGCATCATTGAAATAGATGTTTTACCTAAAACATATTTTATTAAGAATGGTGAAGTAGTTAAAAAGTTAAACGGAAAACTAGATAGTATTCAAGTTTATGACTTTATAAATAAAAACAAATAA